The genomic interval CGTCTCGCCCGAGGCGCTGCGAGGGGCGCTCTGCGCGACAGCTCTGGCGAGTTTCATTGAGGAACACAAACAGCGGATGTCGGGCGAGGCGGAGGAAAAGCAATTCGTCGCCGACATCGCGGACTCAATCGAGACGCGACAGCGAATGCCCGGGCAGCGAGGGATTTTGAACGAGGTGGACTGGCTTTGGCCCGAGACGATCACGATGCGGATCGTTTGGCGACCCGATCGCCTGGTCAGACAGCGCCAGACGCAAATCGCGCAGCTGGCGAAGGTCGCAACGCGCGTGTTACGCGAGCCGGGCCAGCATGAATCGCTTGTCGGCAGGGCGTTTCATTTTGACCTGCGCCGAGAAGTCACCGACACGCAAGACCTGAAACTGTCGACCGCCGAAGCACTCTATAAAGCGCTAGGCGGAGCCGAGCCCACACCGCTGAGTTTTTTCCGAGAACTGATGGCGTGGAAAAAAGAAGGGCTGCTGAGCGACCTTGAAATCGTGCTGCGTAAACGCAACGTGCCTGACCTGCTGCTCTACGATTGGTTGAGCGACGGCGAGCGAATGTTCCTGGGACGGATGGCGCTTTTCCATCTGCTCGTAGGCACATCCGACGCTCTCTTGATCCTCGACGAGCCAGAGACGCATTTCAACGATGTCTGGAAGCGCGAGATCGTAGACATCATTGACGAAGCGTTAGGCGATCAGCCTGCAGAGGTCCTGATCACCACGCATTCAAGTATCGCGATCACGGACGCGTTCAGCTTCGAAACTTCACTTTTCGAGAAGCAGCGGAGCACGGGCGAGGTTTCAGTGCGGCCGGTGCCAGTCAATAGTTTCGCGGCGCTTCCAGGGGAAATTTTACGGGAAGTTTTTGGCTCGGGCGGAACGGTGGGAAAACGAGCGGGCGAGTTGCTTGAAATGGTGCTCTTTCTCGCCGGGAAAGCGGAGCTTGTCGAGAGCATATGGCAAACGAAGCGCTTATTCGCTCCCTTCCACAGCATGGATGATGATTCGGAATATCAAGCTCTCCTCGCCGAGGTCCGGGAACACCGCGTCTTCCAGCGAATTCCGGATGAAAGGCTGAAGCGGCGTTTGTCTGGGACCATCCTTTGGTTGGAACAACTTGCTGGCCAAACGGAGACCGCGGACGGTCAACCAAAGTTCACGGACGCTCTTTTGGCGCTGGAGGACAAATTAGGCGCGGGTCATTATCAATTTGAAGTGCGCAGCCGCCTTCGCGATCTGCTAGGATACACGCCGGAGCCGACGCATTTCACGAGAGGCTGGGACAAGCACGACGAAGAACCGCCGGCCGCGCAGGCTATGGGAGCGTAGCATGCTGCATCGCATCCAGCTTTGCCCACACTGCGAGAAAATTCTGATGGCGGTGCTCCGCTTACAGGAAGCGATTCTCGTCTATGCCTGCGCTTCAGCAAGCGTATGGCTTCCCTCGGTGGCAGATTTCCCAACTATGGCTCCGTCCGCGGCTCAATGGTTCATTGGGAAGCTCCAACGCGGCGCGAAACTAACGAAATTCGGCACGGCGCTGAAGGCTCTCTTCGATCACGTCCGCGACGATCCGCTTGGCGGGCAGGAGATCGTTGAGGCGTTCCAGAACGATGTGAAATTTCCGAGCTCCGTAGATGATCCGGTTTTTGAGTTTCAGTTCGCGCTGCGTCTTGATGCCGCCACTCAAAAGGTCGTGAAAGAGTTGATGGTGCTCTTTTACGAAACACTTGCCGGTGCGAACTTTCCTAGCGCAGTGCACGGCGAGCCGGAGGATTTCACGCGTGATCTGCTGCTCGAAGGTTTCGAGCGCGCCAACCCCAAGCTGCAAGTCTGCCCAGCGTGCGACGGCCAGAAGCCGAGCAAAATCGAGGCAAAACTACTCGCGGATGCCGATCATTACTTGCCGAAATCGCTTTATCCATTTCTCGCCGTGCATCCGGGAAATCTCGTCCCGGTCTGCCTCGAATGTAATCAGCGAATCAAAGGCGACACCGATCCAGTGCTTGATCACGCTACCACGCCTCTTGCGAATATCTTCCTCCCCTACGTCGTTCCGGCCTCGGAGCATCTGGAGCTGTGCATCCGTCGCGATGGCGGCAAAGGGCTCGCGATTGAGTTTCACGATAGGAGTGCACCCGGATCGAGACGCGTGGAAAGCTTGCAGGCAATCTTCGCGCTCGACAAGCGCTGGCCCGGCCGGCTGGACGGCCAGAAAGACAGTGTAGTCGATGCGCTTATGGCAGCGGGCGAAAGGCGTAGAGATGCTGGTGAGGAG from Chthoniobacterales bacterium carries:
- a CDS encoding AAA family ATPase; this encodes MRLRYARISKLPPLDDVEINFGHEQALGRACAIHFIVGVNGSGKSRLLQALAEVFLQLEQQRVPPFPTTIVYDREVNAESHTISFHHPGGATSSAGFKVFKTSALPPDVNCARLHEQTDSLLHFTGDDLPGSGTIGIYLPSVLVGYTSGVTDPWERIFAPPPPALEEALTDAPRTVELESERPAGWSIDREAELNPVDKETRAQLFAMVSQRQSGEGSQGRTIGLFVSPEALRGALCATALASFIEEHKQRMSGEAEEKQFVADIADSIETRQRMPGQRGILNEVDWLWPETITMRIVWRPDRLVRQRQTQIAQLAKVATRVLREPGQHESLVGRAFHFDLRREVTDTQDLKLSTAEALYKALGGAEPTPLSFFRELMAWKKEGLLSDLEIVLRKRNVPDLLLYDWLSDGERMFLGRMALFHLLVGTSDALLILDEPETHFNDVWKREIVDIIDEALGDQPAEVLITTHSSIAITDAFSFETSLFEKQRSTGEVSVRPVPVNSFAALPGEILREVFGSGGTVGKRAGELLEMVLFLAGKAELVESIWQTKRLFAPFHSMDDDSEYQALLAEVREHRVFQRIPDERLKRRLSGTILWLEQLAGQTETADGQPKFTDALLALEDKLGAGHYQFEVRSRLRDLLGYTPEPTHFTRGWDKHDEEPPAAQAMGA